A window of the Gossypium arboreum isolate Shixiya-1 chromosome 2, ASM2569848v2, whole genome shotgun sequence genome harbors these coding sequences:
- the LOC108469259 gene encoding receptor-like protein 44 encodes MGFLILLLLLTFTTLPLSSSDPNDEACLTQLSQNLKDPLNNLQNWTKSTFANPCSGFTSYLPGATCNNGRIYKLSLTNLSLQGSISPFLSNCTNLQSLDLSSNSISGPIPQDLQYLVNLAVLNLSSNRLEGEIPQQLALCAYLNVIDLHDNLLTGQIPQELGLLARLSAFDVSNNKLSGPIPASLGNRSGNLPRFNATSFGGNKDLYGYPLPPMKSKGLSVLAIVGIGLGSGLASLVISFTGVCIWLKITEEKMAAAEEGKIGQFMPDY; translated from the coding sequence ATGGGGTTTTTAATTCTTTTGCTGCTGCTAACCTTTACTACACTTCCATTATCTTCCTCAGATCCAAACGACGAAGCTTGTTTAACTCAATTAAGCCAAAACTTGAAAGACCCTTTAAACAACTTACAAAACTGGACCAAATCAACCTTTGCAAACCCTTGTAGTGGTTTCACATCTTATCTCCCTGGTGCAACTTGTAACAATGGTCGAATCTACAAGCTTTCCCTCACCAACCTCTCTCTTCAAGGCTCTATTTCCCCATTTCTTTCCAATTGTACCAATCTTCAATCCCTTGACTTGTCTTCAAATTCCATTTCAGGTCCTATCCCTCAAGATTTACAATACTTAGTCAACTTAGCAGTACTCAACCTTTCATCTAATCGCCTTGAAGGAGAGATCCCTCAACAACTTGCATTATGTGCTTACTTAAACGTCATTGATCTTCATGATAATTTACTCACTGGTCAAATTCCTCAAGAATTAGGCCTATTAGCACGGTTGTCAGCTTTTGATGTTTCAAACAACAAGCTGTCAGGTCCAATACCAGCATCATTAGGTAATAGGAGTGGGAATTTACCAAGGTTTAATGCCACATCTTTTGGTGGAAATAAGGATCTTTATGGATACCCTTTACCACCTATGAAAAGTAAAGGGCTATCAGTTTTGGCCATTGTTGGGATTGGATTAGGAAGTGGACTTGCGAGTTTGGTTATTAGTTTCACTGGGGTTTGTATTTGGTTGAAAATTACAGAAGAAAAAATGGCTGCTGCTGAAGAAGGAAAGATTGGTCAGTTCATGCctgattattaa